In one window of Prevotella sp. E13-17 DNA:
- a CDS encoding DUF4982 domain-containing protein, translating to MKRLLFFLLLSQSVALAFAQRSETLLSDGWHFLLGDAPGAEAKDYDDGRWQRVSVPHDWAIHKPFDRNNDLQSVRNIQNGEKKVHLKTGRTGGLPYMGKGWYRRHFTVKASGRTWLYFDGAMSRAHVYVNGQQVAFQPYGYGAFSVDITEMVCPGDNVLAVSIDNPAYSSRWYPGAGLFRPVTLVETGASYVPQWGIQVTTPVVKSDYAIVKATVSVNSNRQDSLTICSEVVAPNGDVVQNYIQQYAPTSQLKAVHHLRISHPKLWSVDSPSQYTLRTKISVQGKVTDETTTSFGIRNIEYIPHEGFFLNGQHTKIKGVCVHHDLGALGAAVDKDAIRMRLKMLKDMGCNAIRTSHNLPSSMLVELCSEMGLMLMIEPFDEWDAPKCENGFHHFFAEEADNVLRNMVRHFRNAPCVILWGIGNEVPNQRDEKGFRMVEHLQAIVHAEDHTRPVTVCMDQIPYVLKNGFAAPVDIPGINYNTWNYAKAWKQWDQNLILGSETASTVSSRGVYKFPLALKAMATYSDHQSSGYDTEYCSWSNVPDVDFALSDDNPWYIGQFVWTGFDYLGEPTPYNNDAWPSHSSLFGIIDLANLPKDRYYLYRSVWNTDSHTLHVLPHWTWPGREGQVTPVMVYTDYPEAELFLNGKSMGRQKKSDNASSESDSLAILRRYRLIWDHVRYEPGTIEVVAYDGHGKIADKKKISTAGRPAAIQVSFVREGLLTMFTVTITDKNGNLCPQSNNLINVTVRGKATFCGMANGDPTCLTSLGSRQMPVFGGQLTFFVRNDNMTGKNPAVVKITSKGLPTYTETIYNQ from the coding sequence ATGAAAAGACTTTTATTCTTCCTATTGTTATCACAGTCGGTAGCTCTGGCATTTGCCCAGCGAAGTGAGACCTTGCTTTCAGACGGGTGGCACTTTCTGCTGGGTGATGCACCTGGTGCTGAGGCTAAAGATTATGATGACGGCCGGTGGCAGCGCGTCAGTGTGCCACATGACTGGGCCATTCATAAGCCTTTTGATCGCAACAACGACCTACAGTCTGTGCGCAACATACAGAATGGTGAGAAGAAGGTTCATTTAAAGACGGGACGAACGGGAGGACTGCCCTATATGGGCAAAGGCTGGTATCGCAGGCATTTCACGGTAAAGGCATCAGGACGGACGTGGCTTTACTTCGATGGTGCCATGAGTCGTGCGCATGTTTATGTCAATGGTCAGCAGGTCGCTTTTCAACCTTATGGTTATGGCGCTTTCAGTGTTGATATCACTGAGATGGTATGCCCAGGGGATAACGTGTTGGCCGTTAGTATTGATAATCCTGCATACTCGTCAAGATGGTATCCTGGTGCAGGACTCTTCCGACCAGTTACCTTGGTAGAAACCGGTGCCAGCTATGTGCCGCAGTGGGGCATACAGGTTACTACGCCTGTTGTCAAGAGCGATTATGCCATCGTCAAGGCCACAGTTTCCGTCAATAGTAATCGTCAGGATAGTTTGACGATATGTTCAGAGGTGGTGGCTCCCAATGGCGATGTAGTGCAGAACTATATCCAACAGTATGCGCCCACTTCGCAATTGAAGGCTGTGCATCATCTTCGCATCAGCCATCCAAAATTATGGTCTGTCGATAGTCCTAGTCAATACACCTTGCGTACAAAGATATCCGTACAGGGGAAAGTTACTGACGAAACCACGACCAGTTTCGGTATTCGAAACATTGAATACATTCCGCATGAGGGATTTTTTCTCAACGGCCAGCATACAAAGATAAAAGGCGTTTGCGTCCATCATGACCTTGGCGCTCTTGGGGCCGCTGTTGATAAGGATGCCATACGTATGCGTTTGAAGATGTTAAAGGACATGGGGTGTAACGCTATCCGTACTTCACATAACCTGCCTTCGTCCATGCTTGTTGAACTTTGCAGCGAGATGGGACTGATGCTCATGATAGAGCCATTTGATGAATGGGATGCTCCTAAATGCGAAAATGGATTCCATCATTTCTTTGCCGAAGAGGCCGACAATGTACTACGTAATATGGTGCGACATTTCCGCAATGCACCATGTGTGATACTCTGGGGTATCGGCAATGAGGTTCCTAATCAACGTGACGAAAAGGGCTTCCGTATGGTAGAGCATCTGCAGGCTATTGTACATGCAGAGGATCATACACGTCCTGTCACCGTTTGCATGGATCAGATACCCTACGTTTTGAAAAATGGTTTCGCAGCTCCCGTTGATATTCCTGGTATCAACTACAATACATGGAACTATGCCAAGGCATGGAAGCAATGGGATCAGAATTTAATTCTTGGTTCTGAGACGGCATCAACGGTTAGCTCACGCGGTGTTTACAAGTTTCCGCTCGCCCTGAAAGCGATGGCTACCTACTCAGACCATCAGTCTTCGGGCTATGATACGGAATACTGTTCATGGAGTAATGTGCCAGATGTTGATTTTGCACTTAGTGATGACAATCCCTGGTATATAGGACAGTTTGTATGGACTGGCTTTGACTATCTGGGTGAACCCACGCCTTATAATAATGATGCATGGCCAAGTCATAGCTCTTTATTTGGAATCATTGATTTGGCAAACTTGCCCAAAGACCGCTATTATCTCTATCGCAGCGTGTGGAACACTGATAGTCATACGTTGCACGTTCTGCCTCACTGGACATGGCCAGGCAGGGAGGGACAGGTAACCCCAGTGATGGTCTATACGGATTACCCCGAAGCAGAGTTGTTTCTTAATGGAAAGAGCATGGGTCGGCAGAAGAAAAGTGATAATGCTTCTTCTGAGTCTGATTCGTTAGCAATACTTCGTCGATATCGACTTATATGGGATCATGTCAGATACGAACCGGGTACTATAGAGGTCGTTGCTTATGATGGTCATGGGAAGATAGCAGATAAAAAGAAGATATCTACGGCAGGACGTCCCGCTGCTATTCAGGTTTCTTTTGTGCGTGAAGGATTATTAACGATGTTTACGGTCACTATTACAGATAAAAATGGAAATCTTTGTCCGCAAAGCAATAATCTGATAAATGTTACTGTCAGGGGGAAGGCGACATTCTGTGGTATGGCCAATGGAGACCCAACTTGCCTGACATCTTTAGGCTCTCGTCAGATGCCAGTATTTGGAGGACAGTTGACATTCTTTGTCCGTAATGACAATATGACGGGAAAGAATCCTGCTGTTGTTAAGATAACTTCGAAAGGTCTTCCTACTTATACTGAAACCATCTATAATCAATAA
- a CDS encoding CDP-alcohol phosphatidyltransferase family protein produces the protein MNEKILKSLKSTETEDVFDLYIVRPICFYLAEFFNKFGIHPNTVTIWSMVFGAVSCFFFAHGSYHYESWTGLLLNLVGILLLMVGDILDCTDGQLARISGKKSRMGRILDGVAGFAWFVPIYLALIWRFYQHHDIEFGWLGIEDTPTNAIVATIVVFVLAAYSGLHGLAGQQRLADYYIQVHLFFQKGEKGSELDNSQRQQEILDEMPKDAPFVERLFQQQYVEYTKKQEAVTPQFQRLMAVLKKKFGASDQIPRDIRAQLHAYSKPLVKCVGLIVFNFRSAFLFLFCLLDVPVMNFLWEIIGLGLIAWWINHRHEAFCKKMVEKLS, from the coding sequence ATGAACGAGAAGATACTAAAAAGCCTAAAATCAACGGAAACAGAGGATGTTTTCGACCTTTACATAGTAAGACCAATATGCTTTTATCTGGCAGAATTCTTTAATAAGTTTGGCATTCATCCCAACACGGTGACGATATGGTCGATGGTGTTTGGGGCTGTCAGCTGTTTCTTCTTTGCCCATGGCAGCTATCACTATGAGTCGTGGACAGGACTGCTGCTCAACCTGGTAGGTATCCTGCTGCTGATGGTGGGCGACATCCTTGACTGCACCGATGGTCAGCTGGCGCGCATCTCGGGCAAGAAGAGTCGCATGGGGCGCATCCTCGACGGTGTGGCCGGCTTTGCATGGTTCGTACCCATCTACCTGGCATTGATCTGGCGCTTCTATCAGCATCACGACATTGAGTTCGGATGGCTGGGCATTGAGGACACACCGACGAATGCGATTGTTGCAACCATCGTAGTGTTCGTCCTGGCTGCCTATTCCGGACTGCACGGACTGGCAGGTCAGCAGCGTCTGGCCGACTACTACATCCAGGTGCATCTGTTCTTCCAGAAAGGCGAGAAAGGCAGTGAGCTCGACAACTCACAGCGTCAGCAGGAGATACTGGACGAGATGCCGAAAGATGCGCCCTTCGTGGAACGGTTGTTCCAGCAGCAGTATGTGGAATACACGAAGAAGCAGGAAGCGGTGACACCACAATTCCAGCGCCTGATGGCAGTGCTGAAAAAGAAGTTTGGTGCCTCTGACCAGATACCGCGCGACATTCGGGCCCAGCTGCATGCTTACTCTAAGCCCTTGGTGAAGTGCGTGGGCTTGATCGTGTTTAACTTCCGTTCGGCCTTCCTGTTCTTGTTCTGTTTGCTGGATGTGCCCGTCATGAACTTCCTGTGGGAGATCATCGGTCTGGGACTCATCGCATGGTGGATCAACCATCGGCATGAGGCTTTCTGTAAAAAGATGGTGGAGAAACTCTCTTAG
- a CDS encoding lysylphosphatidylglycerol synthase transmembrane domain-containing protein, with the protein MTWTKKKINNFLFFIGVLAVVVMMFTFDVSFVELWEHICHAGYWLIPIVGVWVFVYGINALSWQCVIRSVSSNDEHVGFWRIFRLTITGYALNYATPVGGLGGEPYRIIALSRDMSKEHASSSVVLYAMMHIFAHFWFWFTSIFLYLALVAIGDLKLTPVMAFMFALAIAFCLVAFYLFSRGYRKGLVVKGVRWIGKVPGLKNWSARMLETHAETLHHVDEQIAALHQTDKRAFYSSLLLEYFSRVVQSLEIMFMLLLFGIDCGGGMSGLVLTFLHSVLILSFTSLLANLIGWLPMQIGVQEGGFVVSIAVMELSAALGIFVSIICRVREIIWILIGLLLMKLDKTSN; encoded by the coding sequence ATGACGTGGACTAAAAAGAAAATCAATAATTTCTTATTCTTTATTGGCGTGCTGGCTGTCGTGGTGATGATGTTCACCTTCGACGTGAGCTTCGTAGAACTGTGGGAACACATCTGCCATGCCGGCTATTGGCTGATACCGATTGTGGGCGTGTGGGTGTTTGTCTATGGCATCAACGCACTGTCGTGGCAATGCGTGATACGCAGTGTGAGCAGCAACGATGAGCATGTGGGTTTCTGGCGCATCTTCCGACTGACTATCACGGGCTATGCCTTGAACTATGCCACACCTGTGGGTGGGCTTGGCGGTGAGCCATACCGCATCATTGCGCTGTCGCGCGACATGAGCAAGGAGCATGCCTCTTCGTCGGTGGTGCTCTATGCCATGATGCACATCTTTGCGCATTTCTGGTTTTGGTTCACGTCTATCTTCCTGTATCTGGCCTTGGTGGCCATCGGGGACCTGAAGCTGACGCCGGTGATGGCATTCATGTTTGCACTGGCCATCGCCTTTTGTTTGGTGGCTTTCTACCTCTTCTCGCGCGGTTACCGCAAGGGACTGGTGGTGAAGGGCGTGCGCTGGATTGGCAAGGTGCCGGGACTGAAGAACTGGAGTGCCCGTATGCTGGAGACCCATGCTGAGACACTGCATCATGTGGACGAACAGATAGCGGCGCTGCACCAGACCGACAAGCGCGCTTTCTACAGCAGTCTGCTGTTAGAGTATTTCTCTCGCGTGGTGCAGAGCCTGGAGATTATGTTCATGCTCCTGCTGTTCGGCATCGACTGTGGCGGAGGCATGAGCGGTCTGGTGCTGACGTTCCTGCATTCCGTGCTGATACTCTCGTTCACCTCGCTGCTGGCCAACCTGATTGGCTGGTTGCCGATGCAGATAGGTGTGCAGGAAGGTGGCTTCGTGGTGTCCATCGCTGTGATGGAACTCTCGGCAGCCCTCGGCATCTTTGTCAGCATCATCTGCCGTGTGCGTGAGATCATTTGGATTCTTATCGGGCTTCTGTTGATGAAGCTGGATAAGACAAGTAATTAA
- a CDS encoding glycoside hydrolase family 3 protein — protein sequence MTRLLIIGAFLCSSLFSVAQPITKEAKQRADAIVKNMTLEEKVSYLSGATSFSLRAIPRVGIPTVLLADGPVGLRNHAPHSTLYPASILSAATWNRSLFHRLGVSLGDDARARGVGILLGPGVNIYRSPLCGRNYEYFGEDPYLTSQIACEYIKGVQSRGVMATIKHFAGNNQEWNRHHVNSEIDSRTLYEIYFPAFKTAVTKAGVGAVMNSYNLLNGVHATENAWLNRDVLRKEWGFEGLLMSDWTSVYSSIAAANNGLDLEMPKGKFLNMDNLKEALKNGTVDERVIDEKVKHILQTIISFGLFDRQQKDESIPLDYEQSAQTALELAREGIVLLRNEGDVLPLKGVTAVMGTNASEITTGGGSGNVEPFHATSLCKGMTSLRKKTLMLTDDVIFDNIQAEVFTDSTKTEKGFCGAYYNNKSLEGKPFALRVDEKVDFDWEYGRAMKGMPTDTFSVRWTGYYEPQKDETLKIHIGGDDGYRIKINGKQVAADWGNHAYSYREKTLHLKGKKGYHLEVEYFDNISSANIKLTLQRLNEDVLRKGLRKANNVVYAVGFNSSIEGEGFDRPFMLPEFQREMIKNVAEINPNTVVVINAGGGVEMDSWINDVKGIVMAWYPGQEGGMALAEILTGKLSPSGRLPISIERRLEDNPSAANYNENTKARELRTVEYREGVFVGYRGYERAGIKPLFPFGFGLSYTNFKYSDLKVNQLSDGQVEVAFTITNTGKKEAKEVAQVYVGEQQPIVVRPAKELKGFEKVSLRPGESKHVTVLLDRDAFMYYDVISESFRMQPGVFSIMVGRSSADIVLNADIKL from the coding sequence ATGACTCGACTCTTAATTATCGGAGCCTTCCTTTGCTCCTCTTTGTTTTCCGTTGCGCAACCTATTACGAAAGAGGCAAAGCAACGTGCTGATGCCATCGTAAAGAATATGACGCTCGAGGAGAAGGTGTCTTACCTCTCGGGTGCGACATCTTTCTCGTTACGAGCTATACCAAGGGTTGGAATCCCCACTGTATTGCTGGCCGATGGTCCGGTGGGACTGCGTAATCATGCGCCTCATAGCACGCTCTATCCTGCTTCAATCCTTAGTGCTGCAACATGGAACCGCAGTCTCTTCCATCGCCTTGGCGTAAGTCTTGGTGATGATGCTCGTGCCCGTGGTGTGGGTATTTTGTTGGGACCTGGTGTCAATATCTATCGCTCACCGCTGTGTGGCCGTAACTATGAATATTTTGGTGAGGATCCGTATCTTACCAGTCAGATAGCTTGTGAATATATAAAAGGTGTGCAGTCGAGAGGTGTAATGGCAACCATCAAACATTTCGCAGGTAATAACCAGGAATGGAATCGCCATCATGTCAACTCGGAGATAGATAGTCGTACGCTTTACGAAATCTATTTTCCTGCTTTTAAAACGGCGGTTACAAAGGCTGGCGTAGGAGCAGTTATGAATAGCTATAATCTTCTCAATGGCGTTCATGCCACGGAGAATGCATGGCTAAACCGCGATGTATTGCGTAAGGAATGGGGATTTGAAGGTCTCCTGATGTCGGACTGGACGTCGGTCTATTCTTCTATTGCAGCTGCCAATAATGGATTGGATTTAGAGATGCCTAAAGGCAAGTTCCTGAATATGGACAACCTGAAGGAGGCACTGAAGAATGGTACCGTAGATGAACGTGTCATTGATGAGAAGGTGAAGCATATCCTACAGACGATCATCAGTTTCGGACTCTTCGACCGTCAGCAGAAAGACGAGTCTATACCCTTGGACTATGAACAGTCTGCTCAAACAGCCCTGGAACTGGCTCGTGAGGGTATTGTGCTGTTGCGCAATGAAGGAGATGTGCTGCCCTTGAAAGGTGTTACTGCTGTCATGGGTACAAATGCCAGTGAGATTACAACGGGTGGTGGTAGTGGTAATGTAGAACCTTTCCATGCCACATCACTCTGTAAGGGTATGACCTCGCTTCGTAAAAAAACGTTGATGCTGACAGATGATGTCATCTTCGATAATATTCAGGCGGAGGTATTTACTGATAGCACCAAGACGGAGAAAGGCTTTTGTGGCGCTTACTATAACAATAAGTCACTCGAAGGAAAACCCTTTGCCCTGCGTGTTGATGAGAAGGTTGACTTCGACTGGGAGTATGGTCGTGCGATGAAGGGAATGCCTACTGATACTTTCTCTGTGCGTTGGACTGGTTATTATGAACCACAGAAAGATGAGACACTGAAAATCCATATTGGTGGTGATGATGGCTATCGCATTAAGATTAATGGCAAACAGGTGGCTGCCGACTGGGGAAATCATGCTTATTCCTATCGTGAGAAGACTCTCCATCTGAAGGGAAAGAAAGGCTATCATCTGGAGGTTGAATACTTTGACAATATCTCTTCTGCTAACATTAAGCTCACGCTACAACGACTTAACGAGGATGTCCTTCGAAAAGGACTGCGAAAGGCCAATAATGTGGTTTATGCTGTTGGTTTTAATAGCAGTATCGAAGGTGAGGGCTTCGACCGTCCTTTCATGTTGCCAGAATTCCAACGTGAAATGATAAAGAATGTGGCAGAAATCAATCCGAATACTGTAGTGGTTATCAATGCTGGAGGTGGTGTTGAGATGGATAGTTGGATTAATGATGTCAAGGGTATCGTGATGGCATGGTATCCTGGTCAGGAGGGAGGAATGGCTTTAGCTGAGATTCTAACAGGAAAGCTGTCGCCCAGTGGTCGTCTGCCAATTTCTATTGAACGCCGTTTGGAGGATAACCCTTCTGCCGCCAATTACAATGAAAATACGAAGGCGCGTGAATTAAGGACCGTAGAATATCGTGAGGGTGTCTTCGTGGGCTATCGTGGTTATGAGCGTGCTGGTATCAAGCCGCTGTTCCCCTTTGGTTTCGGTCTTTCATATACCAATTTCAAGTATAGTGACTTGAAAGTGAACCAACTCTCTGATGGTCAGGTGGAAGTGGCATTCACCATCACTAATACAGGGAAAAAGGAGGCCAAAGAAGTGGCACAGGTATATGTTGGTGAGCAACAACCCATTGTTGTGCGTCCAGCTAAGGAACTGAAGGGTTTTGAGAAGGTCTCACTGCGCCCAGGTGAAAGTAAGCATGTGACTGTATTGCTTGACAGAGATGCTTTCATGTATTATGATGTCATCAGTGAGTCTTTCCGTATGCAGCCGGGCGTATTCAGTATCATGGTAGGTCGTTCTTCGGCTGATATCGTTCTCAATGCTGACATCAAATTATGA
- a CDS encoding glycoside hydrolase family 3 N-terminal domain-containing protein encodes MKRNIAILLLYIIIGATHAVAATSYVANVYGRSCTSLNGKWAALIDPFSAGERMPVYKNAKPQTKEEFYEFSFEGGLRLNVPSDWNSQAAELKYYEGTVWYARHFDYQPKRAGKEILYFSGVSNRCAVYLNGEKVMEHEGAFTPFQVDVTSQLKEGSNFLCIAVNNTRRKEAIPAMSFDWWNYGGITRDVMLVSVPEVYISDYVVQLDKHLPDIINVRVELSKTIAGENVQVEIPELKQHLQLKTDSEGVACGRIKVKGLKRWSPEMPKCYAVTIKTVADEVKDEIGFRNIEVKGTRIYLNGKETFLRSVSFHEEIPQRMGRAYSEGDAMMLLSEAKALGVNMVRLAHYQQNEYIVRLAEKMGIMLWQEIPVWQDIDFGNKETLAKASDMLRETIRRDRNRCADCFWGIANETKNTPARNAFLRELLRVGKEMDSTRLFTAAYDLAAYDSEKDRFVMDDDFYHNLDVIGINKYMGWYAAWPKNPKDLFWDVAKEKPLFISEFGCEALYGQHGDREVASSWSEEYQAELYRRNLTMFENIDNLCGVSPWILFDFRSPTRLHPTNQDGWNRKGLVSDQGQRKQAWYIMHDYYTKKAKTPFSKSQSLAIREQLPVYKDTAASVSRRVEDLLGRMTLDEKIMQLVQFTLGRNNIENNKGREVVNIPAEVGSLIYFGTDPKLRNMMQRTAMEKSRLGIPILFAHDVIHGFRTIFPIPLAQACSFNEQLAEQSCRVAAQESRMSGVDWTFSPMVDVAHDPRWGRVAEGYGEDPYLNGMMGAAAVRGYQGSSLNDSLSIASCLKHYVAYGASEAGRDYVYTEVSQQTLWDTYLTPYRLCMKEKPATIMSSFNNLNGTPVTSNSYVLRDVLRDKLGFEGIVVSDWAAIAQLKSQGAAASLGSAGEMAIKAGVDIDMMSHAYDEHLRQSVEKGTVDLSLIDDAVRRILTLKFELGLFEHPYTPEPVDDSRFLRGDSRQTAEQLAAESMVLLKNTHSLLPLSGKRIAVVGPLAKAQEEMMGCWMGHGEKKDVTTIWEALMDEFGKETIVGYAKGCDFEGEVIAGFEEAIRLAQQADVVIACLGERRKWSGENTSRSTIELPQIQLDLLKHLRDTGKKIVLVLSNGRPLQLNRMEPLADAIVEMWQPGTPGGKPLAGILSGRINPSGKLAITFPYTSGQIPIYYNQRASARHHQGFYQDIPSTPLYSFGYGLSYTTFQYGAISISKKELKANEDFEVTIPVRNTGKLDGKETVLGFVTCKYAPLTRPVKELRFFAKKDIPAGKSENYTFHLNTTRDLGFVDSEGNNVLEPGTYIIMAGNQSVEITIK; translated from the coding sequence ATGAAAAGAAATATTGCTATTCTCCTTTTATATATTATAATAGGTGCCACCCATGCTGTTGCAGCCACCTCTTATGTAGCTAATGTTTATGGTCGAAGTTGTACGAGTCTTAACGGGAAGTGGGCAGCGCTTATTGATCCTTTTAGCGCGGGCGAGCGGATGCCGGTCTATAAGAATGCGAAGCCACAGACGAAAGAGGAATTCTACGAGTTCTCTTTCGAGGGAGGGCTTCGACTGAATGTTCCTAGCGACTGGAATAGTCAGGCTGCGGAACTGAAATACTACGAGGGAACGGTGTGGTATGCACGTCACTTCGACTATCAACCGAAGAGGGCTGGTAAGGAGATACTTTATTTTTCGGGTGTAAGCAATCGCTGTGCTGTTTACCTGAATGGAGAGAAGGTGATGGAGCACGAAGGTGCTTTTACTCCTTTTCAAGTGGATGTTACGAGCCAACTAAAAGAAGGAAGTAACTTCTTGTGCATCGCAGTGAATAATACACGACGCAAGGAGGCAATCCCTGCAATGTCGTTTGACTGGTGGAACTATGGCGGTATCACGCGTGATGTGATGTTGGTCAGTGTGCCGGAGGTCTATATCAGTGATTATGTTGTTCAGTTGGACAAACACTTGCCTGATATTATCAATGTTCGGGTAGAACTGTCGAAGACCATAGCAGGGGAAAACGTACAAGTGGAGATTCCCGAATTGAAGCAACACCTCCAGTTGAAGACCGACAGCGAGGGTGTGGCTTGCGGTCGTATAAAGGTCAAGGGCCTGAAGCGCTGGTCGCCAGAGATGCCTAAATGCTATGCGGTGACGATAAAAACTGTTGCAGACGAGGTGAAGGATGAGATAGGCTTCCGTAATATAGAGGTAAAAGGAACGCGCATATATCTGAATGGCAAGGAGACGTTCCTTCGTTCTGTTTCTTTCCATGAGGAGATACCTCAGCGCATGGGGCGCGCTTATAGCGAGGGCGATGCGATGATGCTGCTCTCAGAGGCAAAGGCACTTGGCGTCAATATGGTGCGCTTGGCGCATTATCAGCAGAATGAGTATATTGTCAGACTGGCAGAGAAAATGGGCATCATGCTCTGGCAGGAGATTCCTGTATGGCAGGATATAGATTTCGGCAACAAGGAAACACTTGCCAAAGCTTCGGATATGTTGCGCGAGACAATTCGTCGCGACCGCAACCGTTGTGCAGACTGTTTCTGGGGAATTGCCAATGAGACAAAGAATACGCCTGCGCGTAATGCTTTCTTGCGTGAGTTGCTGCGTGTTGGTAAGGAAATGGACTCTACCCGTCTCTTCACTGCTGCCTACGATCTAGCTGCCTATGATTCGGAGAAAGACCGCTTTGTAATGGATGATGACTTCTATCACAACCTCGACGTGATAGGTATTAATAAATATATGGGTTGGTATGCGGCATGGCCGAAGAACCCAAAGGACTTGTTCTGGGATGTTGCTAAGGAAAAGCCTCTCTTTATCTCGGAGTTCGGTTGTGAAGCACTCTATGGACAACATGGCGACAGGGAGGTGGCAAGTAGCTGGAGTGAGGAATATCAGGCAGAACTCTATCGCCGTAACCTGACGATGTTTGAGAATATCGATAACCTCTGTGGCGTTTCCCCATGGATACTCTTCGACTTCCGTAGTCCTACCCGTCTGCATCCTACCAATCAGGACGGATGGAATCGTAAGGGACTGGTGTCTGACCAGGGACAACGAAAACAGGCATGGTATATCATGCATGATTATTATACAAAGAAAGCAAAGACGCCTTTCTCTAAATCGCAATCACTCGCTATCCGCGAGCAGTTACCTGTATATAAGGACACAGCAGCGTCTGTTTCAAGAAGGGTGGAAGACTTGTTGGGTAGGATGACGCTGGACGAGAAAATCATGCAGCTGGTGCAGTTCACACTTGGACGTAATAATATCGAGAACAACAAGGGACGTGAAGTAGTAAACATACCTGCAGAAGTGGGGTCGCTGATCTATTTCGGTACAGATCCAAAGTTGCGCAACATGATGCAGCGCACGGCTATGGAGAAGTCGCGGCTTGGCATCCCCATTCTCTTTGCACACGATGTTATTCACGGATTCCGTACCATTTTTCCTATACCTCTGGCACAAGCCTGCAGCTTTAACGAACAGTTGGCGGAACAGTCGTGTCGTGTGGCTGCTCAAGAGTCAAGGATGTCGGGCGTTGACTGGACCTTCTCGCCAATGGTCGATGTGGCTCATGATCCTCGTTGGGGACGTGTGGCAGAGGGCTATGGCGAGGATCCTTACCTAAACGGTATGATGGGTGCTGCTGCTGTGCGTGGTTATCAAGGCTCATCGTTGAACGACAGTCTTTCTATCGCATCCTGTTTGAAACACTATGTGGCTTATGGCGCTTCGGAAGCTGGACGTGACTATGTATATACGGAGGTGTCGCAGCAGACATTGTGGGATACTTATCTCACTCCCTATCGCCTGTGTATGAAGGAGAAACCAGCTACGATTATGAGCTCGTTTAATAATCTGAACGGCACGCCTGTGACATCAAACAGTTATGTGCTGCGGGATGTGCTGCGCGACAAACTTGGTTTTGAAGGTATCGTGGTGTCGGACTGGGCTGCTATCGCCCAGTTGAAAAGCCAAGGTGCTGCTGCTAGCCTTGGAAGTGCAGGCGAGATGGCCATAAAGGCAGGCGTTGATATAGACATGATGTCGCATGCTTATGATGAGCATTTGAGACAATCGGTAGAGAAGGGGACTGTTGACTTGTCGTTGATAGATGATGCCGTAAGGCGTATCCTTACCCTGAAATTTGAATTGGGACTGTTTGAGCATCCTTATACACCAGAACCTGTTGACGATAGTCGATTCCTGCGTGGGGACAGCCGTCAAACAGCAGAGCAGTTGGCGGCAGAATCGATGGTTTTGTTGAAGAACACACATTCGCTACTGCCACTGAGCGGTAAGCGTATCGCTGTCGTTGGTCCTTTAGCGAAAGCACAGGAGGAAATGATGGGCTGTTGGATGGGCCATGGTGAAAAAAAGGATGTGACAACGATATGGGAAGCTTTGATGGATGAGTTCGGAAAAGAAACCATAGTAGGATATGCCAAGGGTTGCGACTTTGAAGGAGAAGTTATTGCGGGATTTGAGGAGGCTATACGCTTGGCACAGCAGGCCGATGTTGTCATTGCCTGTCTGGGTGAGCGCCGCAAGTGGAGCGGTGAGAATACATCGCGCTCTACCATCGAGCTACCTCAGATACAATTGGACTTACTGAAACATCTTCGTGATACGGGTAAAAAGATAGTGCTTGTGCTGAGTAACGGACGTCCCCTGCAGCTGAATCGCATGGAACCGCTTGCTGATGCTATCGTTGAGATGTGGCAACCCGGTACTCCTGGCGGAAAACCGTTGGCAGGAATCCTCTCCGGACGTATCAATCCATCCGGTAAGTTGGCTATCACGTTCCCGTATACGTCTGGTCAGATTCCAATCTACTATAACCAGCGTGCCAGTGCACGCCATCATCAGGGTTTCTATCAGGATATTCCCAGCACACCTCTCTATTCTTTCGGATATGGACTGAGCTACACAACATTTCAGTATGGAGCTATCAGCATATCGAAGAAAGAACTGAAGGCAAACGAGGATTTCGAAGTAACCATACCTGTTCGTAATACGGGTAAGCTGGATGGCAAGGAAACGGTACTTGGCTTTGTGACTTGCAAGTATGCACCATTGACGCGTCCTGTTAAGGAGTTGAGGTTCTTTGCAAAAAAGGATATCCCAGCAGGAAAGAGCGAAAACTACACATTCCATCTGAATACCACACGTGATCTTGGCTTTGTGGATAGTGAGGGAAATAATGTCTTGGAACCAGGAACCTATATCATCATGGCCGGTAATCAATCAGTAGAAATAACAATTAAATAA